AACAAAAGCATTGGCAACTGCGGCATCTGCCGAAATAGTCGCAATGATAAAGAGTACGGAAGTTAAGAATCCAAAGTATGGTCCAAAAGCCGTTTTGATATACAAATAAGCACCTCCCGATCCCGTGAGTCTACTTCCTGCTTCGGCAAAACAAAGCATTACCAAAGTAATCAAAAAGCCACAAAACAAATAAGCAAAGATACTGGCAGCTCCTAGTCCAGCAGCAATGATGGCTGGTAGTGCAAAAATCCCCGCCCCTACCGTAATATTAATGATGTTTGTACTTAGTCCAAAAACACTAACTACCCGATCTAAATGCTCATTTTTTTCTCCCACAATCAAAATAATTAGTTTAAAGGCTACGCTAAGACTAGTGCAATGTAATGCATTTTTTCCGAATCATTTACGACTCCATTTATTACAATTCAAGCAGGCTTAACACGCTGACTATCATTCAGATTTGTATCACTCCTTCTTGAGAAGCCATAACACTATAATACTTCAAATAAACAGACAGTATCTAAGAAAAAAAAGCCCTCACACTTTCGTATGAGGACTTTCGATTTATGTGAACAGTAGCTAGACTACCGATTGAATTCACAAGATTTATTTTACTGACCCACTTCGCCCGATCAATGATCGAAGGGTTAAAGAGCCGAAGCTCGTAACCCAAGCGTAGTCGAGGGTTATTTCACTTCATCAAACTCAACATCAGTTACACCTTCATCTTCAGTAGGTGCACCTGCATTTGCTTGTGGATCTCCACCAGGAGCAGCACCAGCACCACCTTCGGCAGCTTGTGCAGCATATATGTCCTGAGAAGCCGCTTGCCATGCAGCATTGATTTTCTCCATTGCTCCGTCAATCGCAGCAAGGTCTTGAGTTCCGTGAGCAGCTTTAAGTTCAGTAAGAGCAGCTTCTATAGCCGTTTTGTTTGGCTCAGTTAGTTTCTCTCCGTATTCTGTCAATTGCTTTTCAGTACTAAAGATCATAGAGTCAGCAGCATTTACTTTCTCAATCTTCTCTTTCTCTAGCTTATCAGACTCTTCGTTTGCCTTAGCTTCATCACGCATTTTTTGAATCTCCTCATCAGATAGACCTGAAGATGCTTCAATACGGATTTTTTGCTCTTTTCCGCTTCCTTTATCTTTCGCAGTTACATTCAAAATACCGTTGGCATCTACATCAAATGTTACTTCGATTTGTGGAACTCCTCTTTGTGCTGGTGGAATACCATCCAAATGGAATCTTCCAAGTGTACGGTTTTGATTTGCCAATGGACGCTCTCCTTGCAATACGTGCAACTCAACAGATGGCTGGTTGTCCGCCGCAGTAGAGAATACCTCCACTTTATTAGTTGGAATGGTTGTATTTGCCTCAATCATTTTCGTAAATACAGAACCCATAGTTTCTATACCCAATGAAAGAGGAATAACGTCAAGTAAAAGAATGTCTTTCACTTCTCCTGTCAATACTCCTCCTTGAATCGCTGCACCAAGTGCTACGGCCTCGTCAGGATTAACTCCTTTCGATGGCTTCTTTCCAAAGAATTTCTCAACTTCTTCCTGTACTCTTGGAATACGAGTAGATCCACCTACCAATATAATTTCGTCGATTTGACTATTGCTGATTCCAGCATTTTTCATTGCACGCTTACATGGCTCAATCATTCTAGTCAAAAGGCTATCTGCCAATTGCTCAAACTTTGATCTTGTAAGAGAACGAACCAAGTGCTTAGGCACACCATCCACAGGGAAGATGTACGGCAAGTTGATCTCTGCTTGAGTGGAGCTAGACAATTCTACCTTCGCTTTTTCAGCAGCTTCTTTAAGTCTTTGTAAAGCCATTGGATCTTTTCTCAAGTCCACGCCTTCATCTTTCTTAAACTCATCTGCAAGCCACTCAATGATCACTTGGTCAAAGTCATCACCACCAAGGTGTGTATCACCGTCTGTTGATTTCACTTCGAATACGCCATCTCCTAAGTCAAGGATTGATACGTCGAAAGTTCCACCACCAAGGTCAAACACAGCGATTGTGCTATCTTTTCCCTGCTTGTCCATTCCATAAGCCAATGCCGCAGCAGTAGGCTCGTTGATAATTCTTTTTACATCAAGACCAGCGATTGTTCCCGCTTCTTTAGTTGCTTGACGCTCTGCATCGTTAAAGTATGCAGGTACAGTAATTACCGCCTCTGTTACTTCTGTTCCTAAATAATCTTCAGCTGTTTGCTTCATTTTTTGCAAAATAAAAGCTGATATTTCTTGAGGAGTATATTGGCGATCACCAATCTTAACTCTTGCAGTATCGTTTGTTCCTTTTTCTACTTGGTAAGAAATTGTCTTTAACTCAGATCCTACTTCAGAATATTTTTTTCCCATGAATCGCTTCACAGAAGCAACCGTATTCATAGGGTTAGTAATTGCTTGTCGTTTGGCGGGAGCACCAACTTTCTTGTCTCCATTCTCTAAAAATGCCACAATGGATGGTGTGGTGCGGGCTCCTTCACTATTCGCGATAACCACAGGCTCATTACCCTCCATCACTGCTACGCATGAGTTGGTAGTTCCTAGGTCTATTCCTATAATTTTTCCCATTTCCTGTTTTGTAATTTAATTTTAAAATCTAATGATATCTGTCAATGATCAATAGATATGCCATGCCCAAAAAAGAGAATTATTTATGACAGAATGTCAGAATACAGCTTTGGATGGCAGAAAAAAGGCTAAGGACACCCCTCAATAGTAGCCGAAAAGACAGTCCCACTGTCAGCATTGAAGCCAGGCTTTAGGAAAATAGATTTACCTGCTTTGTAGTAAGTAGTCGAGCTTCCTGATAGTTTGTTTTCGGCATCTATTTTAGTTGATGCCTTAAAATATAAACTAGGAGGTGTTCCATTCAGATCGTCTTTGGTTGATACCAAATTAAAGGCATTTGGACAATCTGGAATCACTTTTACTAAAATCTGATTTGAGGTATCACTTAAGCACCCATTGTTTCGACAAAAAACAAAAACCTTTGTAGTGTCACTTGGGCTAAAACTTAGGGTGGACTGATTTGAATTGTCTTGCCATGTATGA
This portion of the Spirosomataceae bacterium TFI 002 genome encodes:
- a CDS encoding molecular chaperone DnaK, whose translation is MGKIIGIDLGTTNSCVAVMEGNEPVVIANSEGARTTPSIVAFLENGDKKVGAPAKRQAITNPMNTVASVKRFMGKKYSEVGSELKTISYQVEKGTNDTARVKIGDRQYTPQEISAFILQKMKQTAEDYLGTEVTEAVITVPAYFNDAERQATKEAGTIAGLDVKRIINEPTAAALAYGMDKQGKDSTIAVFDLGGGTFDVSILDLGDGVFEVKSTDGDTHLGGDDFDQVIIEWLADEFKKDEGVDLRKDPMALQRLKEAAEKAKVELSSSTQAEINLPYIFPVDGVPKHLVRSLTRSKFEQLADSLLTRMIEPCKRAMKNAGISNSQIDEIILVGGSTRIPRVQEEVEKFFGKKPSKGVNPDEAVALGAAIQGGVLTGEVKDILLLDVIPLSLGIETMGSVFTKMIEANTTIPTNKVEVFSTAADNQPSVELHVLQGERPLANQNRTLGRFHLDGIPPAQRGVPQIEVTFDVDANGILNVTAKDKGSGKEQKIRIEASSGLSDEEIQKMRDEAKANEESDKLEKEKIEKVNAADSMIFSTEKQLTEYGEKLTEPNKTAIEAALTELKAAHGTQDLAAIDGAMEKINAAWQAASQDIYAAQAAEGGAGAAPGGDPQANAGAPTEDEGVTDVEFDEVK